In Geobacillus kaustophilus, a genomic segment contains:
- a CDS encoding flagellar hook-basal body protein, with protein MLRGLYTAASGMLAQERRVDWLTNNLANAETPGYKADAAAMRAFPELLMSRLEDQPAAPRRAIPTRTVIGPLNTGVYMQELIPNFRQGDVKETGLATDIALVDGQVPVDPASGQRGALFFAIETGEGEVRYTRNGHFTLSPDGYLTTQEGWYVLDDNGRRIPLSSERFSVRDDGTIIDENGTAARLGVVFAANPQALVKEGNGLFRSTIGLLPQAPGNATYTLKQRFLERSNVDIERTMTDLLAAYRTFEANQKIVQAYDRSLDKAVNEVGRLK; from the coding sequence ATGCTAAGAGGGTTGTATACCGCCGCGAGCGGCATGTTGGCGCAAGAGCGGCGCGTCGATTGGTTGACGAACAATCTAGCGAACGCCGAAACACCGGGATACAAAGCTGATGCGGCTGCCATGAGGGCGTTTCCGGAACTGCTGATGAGCCGCCTCGAGGATCAACCGGCCGCCCCAAGGCGCGCCATCCCGACGCGAACGGTGATTGGACCGCTTAACACGGGCGTCTATATGCAAGAGCTCATCCCGAATTTCCGCCAAGGGGATGTGAAAGAAACCGGTTTGGCGACCGATATCGCCCTTGTGGACGGACAAGTCCCCGTCGATCCGGCGAGCGGGCAGCGCGGCGCGCTGTTTTTTGCCATCGAAACGGGCGAGGGCGAAGTCCGCTACACGAGAAACGGCCATTTCACCTTGAGCCCGGACGGCTACTTGACGACGCAAGAGGGCTGGTATGTGCTTGATGACAACGGCAGGCGCATTCCGCTTTCAAGCGAGCGGTTTTCTGTTCGCGACGACGGAACGATCATCGATGAGAATGGGACGGCCGCCCGTCTCGGCGTCGTATTCGCCGCCAACCCGCAAGCGTTGGTGAAGGAAGGAAACGGTTTATTCCGCAGCACGATAGGCCTGCTGCCGCAGGCGCCCGGCAATGCGACGTATACGCTGAAACAGCGTTTTCTTGAAAGATCAAACGTCGACATCGAGCGGACGATGACCGATTTGCTCGCCGCTTACCGCACGTTTGAAGCAAACCAAAAAATCGTCCAAGCGTACGACCGCAGCTTGGATAAGGCCGTCAACGAAGTCGGCCGCCTGAAATGA
- a CDS encoding flagellar hook-basal body protein: MLRSMLTAANTMNALQERLDTISHNIANSNTVGFKRREASFAELLTQQIDRLPNDEAPRQTPAGVRYGNGARLASTMLILAQGALVETGRRLDFALTAENQWFRVRLTDQNGAETIGYTRAGNFYITPMDGRLALVTSDGRPVLDEANEPIELPAGATGFQLSPTGTLTAVDAAGRVVARVNLGVTAIDRPQLLEAQGDNVFTLPAVPGAARELNGNLRGQISVKQGALEQSNVDLGEEMVGLMATSRAYQLNARAISISEQMLGLINGMRSS; this comes from the coding sequence GTGCTTCGCTCGATGCTCACCGCCGCCAACACGATGAACGCTTTGCAAGAGCGGCTTGATACGATCAGCCATAACATCGCCAACAGCAACACCGTCGGCTTTAAACGGCGCGAAGCGAGCTTTGCCGAGCTCTTGACCCAACAAATCGACCGCCTGCCGAACGACGAAGCGCCCCGGCAAACGCCGGCGGGCGTGCGCTATGGCAACGGGGCGCGTCTCGCTTCGACGATGCTCATCCTCGCACAAGGCGCCCTTGTCGAGACCGGACGCCGCTTGGATTTTGCTTTGACGGCCGAGAACCAATGGTTCCGCGTCCGTCTGACCGATCAAAATGGAGCGGAAACGATCGGCTACACCCGCGCCGGCAACTTTTATATCACGCCGATGGATGGGCGCCTCGCCCTTGTCACGAGCGATGGCCGCCCGGTGCTCGATGAAGCGAACGAGCCCATCGAGCTTCCCGCCGGAGCAACCGGTTTTCAGCTGTCCCCTACCGGGACGCTGACGGCAGTTGATGCCGCAGGACGCGTCGTCGCCCGCGTCAACCTTGGCGTCACGGCCATTGACCGCCCGCAGCTTTTGGAAGCGCAAGGCGACAACGTCTTTACCTTGCCAGCCGTTCCCGGCGCTGCACGGGAGCTCAACGGCAACTTGCGCGGTCAAATCAGCGTCAAGCAAGGCGCCTTGGAACAGTCGAACGTCGACCTTGGCGAGGAAATGGTCGGCCTGATGGCGACAAGCCGAGCGTATCAGCTGAACGCCCGCGCCATTTCCATATCTGAACAAATGCTCGGGCTGATTAACGGCATGCGCTCCTCATAA
- a CDS encoding IS110-like element ISGka2 family transposase gives MDVIYPRCAGLDVHAETIVACALWEEDGHIQKDIQTFSTFSKGLGDLLEWLEEHGVTHVAMESTGVYWKPVFAFLEGYVDLTLANPQRIKNVPGRKTDVSDAEWIAKLLRHGLVEKSFVPPADIRELRDFTRLRKKWVGQLSSEKNRIQKVLESSNVKLGSVLSDLFGVSGKDILARLLEKGYVDKDELDQCLRGRLKKKKQAVYDSLLGTLTEHELRLLRLLWKHVEELERFIEEVDQHIDRLLEPYREEVELLMTMPGVKKQTAAVIIAEMGTDMSVFETPERAASWTGLSPGNHESAGKRKSTRTTKGNPHLRSALCEAAWSAARSKTHPLSRKFWSLAARCGKKKALIAIARRMLVIIFCMISRKEPFRQPQLI, from the coding sequence ATGGATGTCATCTATCCTCGCTGCGCAGGATTGGATGTTCATGCCGAAACCATCGTCGCCTGTGCGCTATGGGAAGAAGATGGACACATTCAAAAGGACATTCAAACCTTCTCCACGTTCTCGAAGGGACTTGGCGACCTGCTGGAGTGGCTCGAAGAACATGGCGTCACCCATGTCGCCATGGAATCCACCGGCGTGTATTGGAAACCGGTCTTCGCCTTCCTCGAGGGCTATGTCGACTTGACACTGGCCAATCCGCAACGGATCAAAAATGTCCCGGGAAGAAAAACCGATGTCTCTGACGCCGAGTGGATCGCCAAGCTGCTCCGCCATGGACTCGTTGAAAAAAGTTTCGTCCCCCCCGCGGATATTCGCGAATTGCGGGATTTTACCCGCCTCCGCAAAAAGTGGGTCGGACAGTTGAGTTCGGAGAAAAACCGGATTCAAAAAGTGCTCGAGTCTTCCAATGTCAAACTCGGCTCGGTCCTCTCCGATCTCTTCGGCGTTTCCGGAAAAGACATCCTTGCCCGGCTGCTGGAGAAGGGATACGTGGACAAGGACGAGCTGGATCAATGCCTGCGCGGAAGGCTCAAAAAGAAAAAGCAAGCGGTGTACGATTCGCTGCTGGGCACCTTGACCGAACACGAGCTCCGTCTCCTTCGCCTCTTGTGGAAACACGTTGAGGAATTGGAGCGGTTCATCGAAGAAGTCGACCAGCACATCGACCGCCTGCTCGAGCCGTATCGTGAGGAAGTCGAATTGCTGATGACCATGCCCGGAGTGAAAAAACAAACCGCCGCCGTCATCATCGCGGAGATGGGAACCGACATGAGCGTCTTTGAAACGCCGGAACGGGCGGCTTCATGGACGGGTTTGTCCCCCGGCAACCATGAAAGCGCCGGAAAGCGAAAGAGCACGCGCACGACAAAAGGCAATCCCCATCTCCGATCGGCGTTATGCGAGGCGGCATGGTCAGCAGCTCGATCTAAGACGCATCCCTTGTCCCGAAAGTTTTGGTCGTTGGCGGCCCGGTGCGGGAAGAAAAAAGCCCTCATCGCCATTGCTCGGCGGATGTTGGTGATCATCTTTTGCATGATCTCCCGCAAAGAGCCGTTCCGCCAACCACAACTTATTTAG
- a CDS encoding tyrosine-protein phosphatase — translation MIDIHSHILPGVDDGAKTMDDAIAMAKAAVDEGITTIIATPHHHNGKYDNPSSHVTTAVRQLNAQLEQRHIPLKVLAGQEVRVHGDLLDNWEKGDLLPLGEETPYILVEFPSDHVPRYANQLLFEMQLKGLTPVIAHPERNAEIIEKPDRLYELVQKGVLTQVTAASVAGCFGKNIQKFSMQLIEANWVHFIASDAHNLTSRSFQMRAAYDTIDCEFGIDAVYFFQENAEQLVNGQTVYRDEPVRIKKKKFLGLF, via the coding sequence ATGATCGACATCCATAGCCACATCTTGCCGGGCGTTGATGACGGGGCAAAAACGATGGATGATGCCATTGCCATGGCAAAAGCAGCAGTAGACGAGGGCATTACAACGATCATCGCCACTCCCCATCACCATAACGGGAAATACGATAACCCGTCATCCCATGTCACCACCGCCGTCCGCCAGTTGAACGCACAGCTTGAACAACGCCATATTCCCTTGAAGGTACTTGCAGGTCAGGAAGTCCGCGTTCACGGCGATTTGTTGGACAACTGGGAGAAAGGCGACTTGTTGCCGCTTGGCGAGGAAACGCCGTACATATTGGTGGAATTCCCGTCCGACCATGTTCCGCGCTACGCGAACCAGTTGCTGTTTGAGATGCAGCTGAAAGGACTCACTCCTGTAATCGCCCATCCGGAACGAAACGCTGAAATCATCGAAAAACCAGATCGGCTGTACGAGCTCGTCCAAAAAGGCGTCCTTACCCAAGTGACTGCCGCCAGCGTGGCAGGTTGCTTCGGAAAAAATATCCAGAAGTTTTCAATGCAGTTGATCGAAGCGAACTGGGTGCACTTCATTGCCTCAGATGCTCATAATCTCACAAGCCGTTCTTTCCAAATGCGGGCGGCTTATGACACGATCGACTGCGAATTCGGCATTGATGCCGTCTATTTCTTCCAAGAAAACGCCGAACAGCTCGTTAACGGGCAAACTGTATACCGCGACGAGCCCGTGCGGATCAAAAAGAAAAAGTTTCTCGGCCTCTTTTAG
- a CDS encoding SGNH/GDSL hydrolase family protein has product MRNFILILFVAAACLAFMITGHLYWERKIDATVQAARMKIDASANQEEAPSRAEEILARAKQLPAAAQAAIKRAVEENRPIRFVIAGSESTPETGGWPELLKRALDDAYGKGAFHITVHEYDGLTTADADEKRIAADWAKDKPDLVLLEPFLLNDNGVVTIDDSLAHIKSIISQLTSAAPDAAVILQPPNPIYSATYYPRQVERLEAFAKENGYPYINHWPAWPDANSEELNRCVDPQTDLPTAEGAKLWADALAKHFIAQ; this is encoded by the coding sequence TTGAGAAATTTCATTCTCATCCTTTTCGTCGCCGCTGCTTGTCTTGCCTTCATGATAACCGGGCACTTGTACTGGGAACGAAAAATCGACGCCACCGTGCAAGCGGCACGGATGAAAATCGACGCATCGGCCAACCAGGAAGAAGCGCCAAGCCGGGCTGAGGAAATCCTCGCCCGCGCTAAACAGCTGCCAGCGGCCGCGCAAGCCGCCATCAAGAGGGCTGTTGAAGAAAACCGCCCGATCCGCTTCGTCATCGCTGGCTCGGAATCGACGCCGGAGACGGGCGGCTGGCCTGAATTATTGAAGCGAGCGTTAGATGACGCGTATGGGAAAGGGGCGTTCCACATCACTGTCCACGAATACGACGGCTTGACGACCGCCGACGCCGACGAGAAGCGCATCGCCGCCGACTGGGCCAAGGACAAGCCGGATCTTGTCCTGCTTGAACCGTTTTTGTTAAACGACAACGGCGTCGTGACGATCGACGACAGCCTCGCCCATATCAAATCAATCATCAGTCAACTTACATCCGCGGCCCCGGATGCGGCCGTGATCTTGCAGCCGCCGAATCCGATTTATAGCGCGACGTATTATCCGCGCCAAGTCGAACGGCTCGAAGCGTTCGCCAAAGAGAACGGTTATCCTTATATCAACCATTGGCCCGCCTGGCCGGATGCAAACAGCGAGGAACTGAACCGTTGCGTCGACCCGCAAACCGACTTGCCGACCGCGGAAGGGGCCAAGCTTTGGGCCGACGCGCTCGCCAAGCACTTCATCGCCCAATGA
- the fabZ gene encoding 3-hydroxyacyl-ACP dehydratase FabZ: MLDIQQIQSIIPHRYPFLLVDRIVEIEEGKRAVGIKNVSANESFFAGHFPKYPVMPGVLIVEALAQVGAVVLLQSEENRGRLAFFAGIDNCRFKKQVKPGDQIRLEVEILRARGAIGKGKGVATVDSELVCETELMFALGDKPAD, from the coding sequence ATGCTTGACATCCAGCAAATCCAGTCCATCATCCCGCACCGCTATCCGTTTTTGCTTGTTGACCGCATCGTCGAAATCGAAGAAGGGAAGCGCGCCGTCGGCATCAAAAACGTGAGCGCCAACGAATCATTTTTCGCCGGCCACTTCCCTAAATACCCGGTCATGCCCGGCGTGTTGATCGTCGAAGCGCTCGCCCAAGTCGGCGCCGTCGTCCTCCTGCAAAGCGAGGAAAACCGAGGCCGCCTCGCCTTTTTCGCCGGCATCGACAACTGCCGCTTTAAAAAACAAGTCAAACCGGGCGACCAAATTCGCCTTGAAGTCGAGATCCTCCGCGCCCGCGGCGCCATCGGCAAAGGCAAAGGCGTCGCTACCGTCGACAGTGAGCTCGTCTGCGAAACGGAGTTGATGTTCGCTCTTGGCGACAAACCAGCTGACTGA
- a CDS encoding DNA-directed RNA polymerase subunit beta — translation MSDERHQERMHSPSSRMARRKGRVKKSPPAPAEPEAKALPPEGEAAAPRRFVRTRLIPIWLRLIFVIVLMAASLAAGAVVGYSAIGDGKPLDVFRPSTWKHIIDIVEKGTDRG, via the coding sequence ATGAGTGATGAGAGGCATCAAGAACGTATGCACTCGCCGTCTTCGCGGATGGCGAGGCGGAAAGGCCGAGTGAAAAAGAGCCCGCCGGCTCCCGCCGAACCAGAAGCCAAAGCCCTTCCGCCGGAAGGGGAGGCGGCCGCGCCGCGCCGGTTCGTCCGCACCCGGCTCATCCCGATCTGGCTTCGGCTGATCTTCGTGATCGTCTTGATGGCCGCAAGCCTCGCCGCCGGCGCGGTCGTCGGCTACAGCGCCATCGGTGATGGGAAGCCGCTCGATGTATTCCGCCCGTCCACGTGGAAGCACATCATCGATATCGTCGAGAAAGGAACGGACCGCGGCTGA
- a CDS encoding CpsD/CapB family tyrosine-protein kinase, which produces MAVSNRKKFQKAERSLIAFDDPKSSISEQYRTIRTNIEFSFIDEPLRSLMVTSSAPSEGKSTTAANLAVVFAQQGKKVLLVDADLRKPTVHYTFRLNNYAGLTSVLTSASSLSSTLQGTAVENLTVLTAGPIPPNPAELLSSRIMDRLLHELQEMYDLVLFDTPPVLAVTDAQILANKCDGTVLVVASGKTEIAAAAKAKELLEAANAKLVGVVLNQRKQRGGSGYYYYQYK; this is translated from the coding sequence TTGGCCGTTAGTAACCGTAAAAAATTTCAAAAGGCAGAACGAAGCTTGATCGCCTTTGATGATCCAAAATCCTCAATTTCCGAACAATACCGGACAATTCGAACGAACATTGAATTTTCTTTCATCGATGAACCGCTGCGGTCACTGATGGTCACCTCTTCCGCTCCATCGGAGGGAAAATCGACAACTGCCGCTAACTTGGCTGTTGTGTTCGCACAACAAGGGAAAAAGGTGTTGCTCGTTGACGCCGATTTGCGCAAACCAACAGTGCATTACACGTTCCGCTTAAACAACTACGCTGGGCTGACAAGTGTGCTGACAAGCGCCTCTTCGCTGTCATCTACCTTGCAAGGGACGGCCGTTGAAAACTTAACGGTATTGACAGCTGGGCCGATCCCGCCAAATCCAGCGGAATTGCTCAGTTCCAGAATAATGGACCGCCTCTTGCACGAACTGCAAGAGATGTACGACCTTGTCCTCTTTGATACTCCACCAGTGTTGGCAGTCACTGATGCGCAAATTTTAGCGAACAAATGTGACGGCACGGTGTTGGTCGTTGCCAGCGGCAAGACAGAAATCGCTGCCGCCGCTAAGGCGAAAGAACTGCTTGAAGCCGCTAATGCGAAACTGGTCGGCGTAGTTTTGAACCAACGAAAGCAACGCGGCGGCAGCGGCTATTACTATTATCAATACAAATAA
- a CDS encoding rod shape-determining protein has product MFSRDIGIDLGTANVLIFVKGKGIVLNEPSVVAIDKHTNKVLAVGEEARRMVGRTPGNIVAIRPLKDGVIADFDITEAMLKHFLSKLDLKGFFAKPRILICCPTNTTSVERKAIKEAAEKSGGKKVYLEEEPKVAAIGAGMDIFQPCGNMVVDIGGGTTDVAVLSMGDIVTASSIKMAGDKFDMEILNYIKREYKLLIGERTAEEIKIKVATVFPGARSEEIDVRGRDLVTGLPRTITIRSEEIERALREPVSLIVQAAKSVLERTPPELSADIIDRGVILTGGGALLHGIDLLLAEELKLPVFVAENPMDCVALGTGIMLENIDRAPKSQLI; this is encoded by the coding sequence ATGTTTTCACGAGACATCGGCATTGACCTAGGCACGGCGAACGTCCTCATTTTCGTCAAAGGCAAAGGCATCGTGCTCAATGAGCCGTCCGTCGTGGCGATCGATAAACATACGAACAAAGTGCTGGCAGTCGGCGAAGAAGCACGACGAATGGTCGGACGTACTCCTGGGAATATTGTTGCCATTCGGCCGCTCAAAGACGGCGTCATCGCCGATTTTGACATTACCGAAGCGATGCTGAAGCATTTCTTAAGCAAGCTCGACCTAAAAGGCTTTTTCGCCAAACCGCGCATTTTGATTTGTTGCCCGACGAACACAACATCCGTGGAACGGAAAGCGATCAAAGAGGCAGCGGAAAAAAGCGGCGGCAAAAAAGTGTACTTGGAGGAAGAGCCGAAAGTCGCAGCCATTGGCGCCGGAATGGACATTTTTCAGCCGTGCGGAAACATGGTCGTCGATATTGGCGGTGGCACGACCGACGTGGCGGTTCTCTCGATGGGAGACATTGTCACCGCCTCTTCCATTAAAATGGCTGGGGACAAGTTCGACATGGAAATTTTAAACTACATCAAGCGCGAATATAAGCTGCTCATCGGGGAGCGAACGGCCGAGGAAATCAAAATTAAAGTCGCAACGGTATTCCCAGGCGCACGATCCGAAGAAATCGACGTCCGCGGCCGCGATCTTGTCACCGGGCTGCCGCGCACGATCACCATCCGGTCGGAGGAGATCGAACGAGCGCTGCGCGAGCCGGTGTCGCTCATTGTACAAGCCGCGAAAAGCGTGCTTGAGCGCACCCCGCCGGAATTGTCGGCGGATATTATCGACCGCGGCGTCATTTTGACAGGGGGCGGGGCACTCTTGCACGGCATCGACCTGCTTTTAGCGGAAGAGTTGAAACTGCCGGTGTTCGTCGCCGAAAACCCGATGGACTGCGTCGCCCTTGGCACCGGGATTATGCTGGAAAACATCGATCGGGCGCCGAAATCGCAGCTGATTTAA
- a CDS encoding LytR family transcriptional regulator produces MRAERRKKKKKWLRWMVGVFVVLFAGAGIFAYSIYHNVKQTANQMHEDVNWKSKKRQEDVSFERKTPISILLIGVDERKGDRGRADSLIVMTVNPNKQSIEMISVPRDTRTEIIGKGTEDKINHSYAFGGVEMTMATVEHFLDIPIDYYIKVNMESFRDIVDAVGGVTVNNPFAFTYEGTHFPKGEITLNGDEALKYSRMRKEDPRGDFGRQDRQKQIIQAIIEKGASFSSLTNYSDVLAAIGKNVKTNLTFEEMKDIQTNYKDARKQIKQLHITGQGTKINGIYYLIVPESERLAISNELKEHLELKATAVK; encoded by the coding sequence ATGAGAGCAGAACGTCGAAAAAAGAAGAAAAAATGGCTCCGCTGGATGGTGGGAGTGTTCGTTGTACTATTCGCTGGAGCGGGAATATTCGCCTATTCTATTTATCATAATGTGAAACAGACGGCGAACCAAATGCACGAAGACGTAAACTGGAAGTCAAAGAAACGTCAGGAAGACGTTTCATTTGAGCGGAAGACGCCGATTTCGATTTTGTTGATTGGTGTCGACGAACGCAAAGGGGATCGCGGGCGTGCGGACTCGCTGATCGTCATGACAGTCAATCCAAACAAACAGTCGATTGAGATGATCAGCGTTCCGCGCGACACGAGAACGGAGATTATCGGAAAAGGGACGGAAGATAAAATCAACCACTCGTACGCCTTTGGCGGAGTGGAGATGACGATGGCGACGGTGGAACACTTTTTAGATATCCCGATTGACTATTACATTAAGGTCAACATGGAAAGCTTCCGCGACATCGTCGATGCCGTCGGCGGGGTGACGGTGAACAATCCATTCGCTTTTACGTATGAAGGAACGCACTTCCCGAAAGGCGAGATTACATTAAACGGGGACGAAGCGCTGAAATATTCGCGCATGCGGAAAGAAGATCCGCGCGGCGATTTCGGGCGCCAGGACCGGCAGAAGCAAATCATTCAGGCGATTATCGAGAAAGGCGCAAGCTTCTCGTCGCTAACGAACTACAGCGACGTGCTCGCCGCCATCGGGAAAAACGTGAAAACGAACTTGACGTTTGAGGAAATGAAAGATATTCAAACGAATTACAAAGACGCCCGCAAACAGATCAAACAGCTCCACATCACCGGCCAAGGGACGAAAATCAACGGCATTTATTACTTGATCGTGCCGGAAAGCGAACGGCTGGCGATTTCGAACGAGTTGAAAGAGCACCTGGAGCTGAAAGCGACGGCGGTGAAGTAA
- a CDS encoding IS110-like element ISGka2 family transposase: MDVIYPRCAGWDVHAETIVACALWEEDGHIQKDIQTFSTFSKGLGDLLEWLEEHGVTHVAMESTGVYWKPVFAFLEGYVDLTLANPQRIKNVPGRKTDVSDAEWIAKLLRHGLVEKSFVPPADIRELRDFTRLRKKWVGQLSSEKNRIQKVLESSNVKLGSVLSDLFGVSGKDILARLLEKGYVDKDELDQCLRGRLKKKKQAVYDSLLGTLTEHELRLLRLLWKHVEELERFIEEVDQHIDRLLEPYREEVELLMTMPGVKKQTAAVIIAEMGTDMSVFETPERAASWTGLSPGNHESAGKRKSTRTTKGNPHLRSALCEAAWSAARSKTHPLSRKFWSLAARCGKKKALIAIARRMLVIIFCMISRKEPFRQPQLI; the protein is encoded by the coding sequence ATGGATGTCATCTATCCTCGCTGCGCAGGATGGGATGTTCATGCCGAAACCATCGTCGCCTGTGCGCTATGGGAAGAAGATGGACACATTCAAAAGGACATTCAAACCTTCTCCACGTTCTCGAAGGGACTTGGCGACCTGCTGGAGTGGCTCGAAGAACATGGCGTCACCCATGTCGCCATGGAATCCACCGGCGTGTATTGGAAACCGGTCTTCGCCTTCCTCGAGGGCTATGTCGACTTGACACTGGCCAATCCGCAACGGATCAAAAATGTCCCGGGAAGAAAAACCGATGTCTCTGACGCCGAGTGGATCGCCAAGCTGCTCCGCCATGGACTCGTTGAAAAAAGTTTCGTCCCCCCAGCGGATATTCGCGAATTGCGGGATTTTACCCGCCTCCGCAAAAAGTGGGTCGGACAGTTGAGTTCGGAGAAAAACCGGATTCAAAAAGTGCTCGAGTCTTCCAATGTCAAACTCGGCTCGGTCCTCTCCGATCTCTTCGGCGTTTCCGGAAAAGACATCCTTGCCCGGCTGCTGGAGAAGGGATACGTGGACAAGGACGAGCTGGATCAATGCCTGCGCGGAAGGCTCAAAAAGAAAAAGCAAGCGGTGTACGATTCGCTGCTGGGCACCTTGACCGAACACGAGCTCCGTCTCCTTCGCCTCTTGTGGAAACACGTTGAGGAATTGGAGCGGTTCATCGAAGAAGTCGACCAGCACATCGACCGCCTGCTCGAGCCGTATCGTGAGGAAGTCGAATTGCTGATGACCATGCCCGGAGTGAAAAAACAAACCGCCGCCGTCATCATCGCGGAGATGGGAACCGACATGAGCGTCTTTGAAACGCCGGAACGGGCGGCTTCATGGACGGGTTTGTCCCCCGGCAACCATGAAAGCGCCGGAAAGCGAAAGAGCACGCGCACGACAAAAGGCAATCCCCATCTCCGATCGGCGTTATGCGAGGCGGCATGGTCAGCAGCTCGATCTAAGACGCATCCCTTGTCCCGAAAGTTTTGGTCGTTGGCGGCCCGGTGCGGGAAGAAAAAAGCCCTCATCGCCATTGCTCGGCGGATGTTGGTGATCATCTTTTGCATGATCTCCCGCAAAGAGCCGTTCCGCCAACCACAACTTATTTAG
- the galU gene encoding UTP--glucose-1-phosphate uridylyltransferase GalU, translating into MFTEKVRKAIIPAAGLGTRFLPATKAMPKEMLPIVDKPTIQYIVEEAIASGIEDIIIVTGKGKRAIEDHFDNAYELEQILMKQGKLDLLEKVKEPSKVDIHYIRQKEPKGLGHAVWCARNFIGDEPFAVLLGDDIVQAETPCLKQLIDQYEQTFSSVIGVKRVPENETHRYGIIDPLEQHGRRYQVRQFVEKPAPGTAPSNLAIMGRYILTPEIFLFLEKQEAGAGGEIQLTDAIQKLNEIQRVFAYEFEGKRYDVGEKLGFIQTTIEFALQNEELRDHLLAFMEKIIAETKQNTNAS; encoded by the coding sequence ATTTTCACGGAAAAAGTACGCAAAGCGATTATTCCCGCAGCGGGGCTCGGAACAAGATTTTTGCCGGCAACGAAAGCGATGCCGAAAGAAATGCTCCCGATTGTTGACAAGCCAACGATTCAATACATCGTCGAAGAAGCGATCGCATCCGGCATTGAAGATATTATCATCGTCACGGGGAAAGGAAAACGCGCGATCGAGGACCATTTCGACAACGCTTATGAACTGGAACAAATACTAATGAAACAAGGGAAACTAGACTTGCTGGAAAAAGTAAAAGAGCCATCAAAAGTCGATATTCACTACATCCGCCAAAAAGAACCGAAAGGACTCGGCCACGCCGTTTGGTGCGCCCGCAACTTTATCGGCGACGAACCGTTCGCTGTTCTTCTTGGCGATGACATCGTCCAAGCGGAAACACCGTGCTTAAAACAATTAATCGACCAATACGAGCAAACGTTCAGCTCGGTCATCGGCGTCAAACGAGTGCCTGAAAACGAAACACACCGCTACGGCATTATCGACCCGCTTGAACAACACGGACGCCGCTACCAAGTCCGCCAATTCGTCGAAAAACCAGCGCCAGGCACCGCGCCGTCCAACTTGGCGATCATGGGACGATACATACTCACACCGGAAATCTTCTTATTCCTTGAAAAACAAGAAGCCGGCGCTGGCGGCGAAATCCAGCTCACCGATGCGATTCAAAAGCTCAACGAAATCCAGCGCGTCTTCGCCTACGAATTCGAAGGAAAGCGCTACGACGTCGGCGAAAAGCTCGGATTTATCCAAACGACGATTGAGTTTGCGTTGCAGAATGAGGAGTTAAGGGACCATTTACTCGCATTTATGGAGAAAATTATTGCGGAAACAAAACAAAATACGAATGCATCATAA
- a CDS encoding YveK family protein, with protein MEETISLRELFDILRKRLWLIVLITALATVVSGAVSYFVLTPIYQASTQILVNQAKSEQQLYNFNEIQTNVQLINTYSVIIKSPAILEKVKNELRLDRTLDELNEQIQVSSEKDSQVFSVIVQDPDPAMAAKIANKTAEVFKNEIVKIMNIDNVTILSKAEVKEHQAPVKPKPLLNMAIAFVVGLMTGVGLAFLLEYLDNTIKTEEDVEKHLGLPVLGSISIISPQAANTTRTAMSMQRARRETIGR; from the coding sequence ATGGAAGAAACGATCAGCTTGCGCGAGCTGTTCGACATATTGCGCAAACGGCTTTGGCTCATTGTCTTGATCACGGCACTGGCCACCGTTGTGAGCGGTGCGGTCAGCTATTTTGTCTTGACGCCGATTTATCAAGCGTCAACGCAAATTCTCGTCAACCAGGCGAAATCGGAGCAGCAGCTTTACAACTTCAACGAAATCCAAACGAACGTGCAGCTCATTAACACGTACAGCGTCATCATCAAAAGCCCGGCGATTTTGGAAAAAGTCAAAAACGAGCTCCGTCTCGACCGGACGCTCGATGAACTAAACGAACAAATTCAGGTGTCAAGCGAGAAAGACTCGCAAGTGTTCTCCGTCATCGTCCAAGACCCAGATCCCGCCATGGCGGCCAAGATCGCCAACAAGACGGCCGAAGTGTTCAAAAACGAAATCGTCAAAATCATGAACATCGACAACGTTACGATTCTTTCCAAAGCGGAAGTGAAAGAACATCAAGCCCCGGTCAAACCGAAGCCGCTTCTCAATATGGCCATCGCCTTTGTCGTCGGTTTGATGACTGGTGTAGGACTTGCCTTCCTGCTTGAGTATTTGGACAACACGATCAAAACGGAAGAGGACGTCGAAAAACATCTTGGTTTGCCGGTGCTTGGTTCGATCAGCATCATATCTCCGCAGGCAGCAAACACGACAAGAACAGCCATGAGTATGCAACGAGCAAGGAGGGAGACCATTGGCCGTTAG